Proteins encoded in a region of the Rubripirellula tenax genome:
- a CDS encoding DUF3885 domain-containing protein: MNFEAYWQAEYPACPAIPYLLRDAYPERWVRFHSLPDSKRYAENEAEYRIILHRHNTVLDHLAKQDTPLLFISTEFGETTNPIRADSPLVELDSSARCIWTFKADPGDDENYYRHLFLSDWKWKPGIFDSILRLVADWKIVDTMIVCTDRKWIFHPYDGGADFILPNPSERDELKSCFSDWLSLHPLGL; encoded by the coding sequence TTGAACTTCGAGGCATATTGGCAGGCCGAGTATCCTGCATGTCCCGCGATTCCTTATCTGCTCCGGGATGCCTACCCGGAACGCTGGGTGCGTTTTCATTCACTACCCGACTCAAAGCGTTACGCTGAGAACGAGGCTGAATACAGAATCATTCTTCACCGGCACAACACGGTCCTAGACCATCTAGCGAAACAAGACACTCCGCTGCTTTTCATCTCAACCGAGTTCGGAGAGACAACGAATCCAATCCGGGCCGACTCGCCGCTTGTCGAACTCGATTCATCAGCCCGCTGCATTTGGACATTCAAGGCCGATCCTGGTGATGACGAGAATTACTACCGTCACCTCTTTCTGAGTGACTGGAAATGGAAACCCGGAATCTTCGATTCAATTCTTCGGCTCGTAGCCGACTGGAAAATCGTTGATACAATGATTGTGTGTACTGATCGGAAATGGATATTTCATCCGTACGATGGTGGTGCTGATTTTATACTTCCCAATCCATCCGAACGCGACGAACTAAAATCCTGCTTTTCCGACTGGCTCTCCCTTCACCCACTAGGACTCTGA
- a CDS encoding DUF2321 domain-containing protein, translating into MRRDDRSWYDTMQVCYNGHQITNFVESQPESTRKRCDECGEPTTDHCLKCKAKIIGYHHIPGVIGFSGPDPPAHCHECGEAHPWTERRKEIGDNTTKVKSEQTNKIFIVHGHDDAMKEAVARVVSKLGLDPIILHEKPNGGRTIIEKFEKNADAQFAIALLSPDDNAFVATGTAKNARPRARQNVILELGYFVGRLGRDRVLALKREGDLEVPSDFAGVVYTPFDTAGKWQFEMVRELKAAGYDVDANLVL; encoded by the coding sequence ATGCGACGTGATGACCGTTCTTGGTATGACACGATGCAGGTGTGCTACAACGGTCACCAAATCACTAACTTCGTCGAGTCTCAACCAGAAAGTACCCGAAAACGCTGTGACGAATGTGGCGAGCCCACAACTGATCACTGCCTCAAGTGCAAAGCGAAAATCATCGGATACCACCATATTCCCGGTGTAATCGGATTCAGTGGCCCTGACCCACCGGCGCATTGCCACGAGTGTGGCGAGGCCCATCCTTGGACGGAACGCCGCAAGGAAATTGGTGACAACACAACGAAGGTCAAATCGGAACAAACCAATAAGATTTTCATTGTCCATGGTCATGACGACGCAATGAAAGAAGCAGTTGCTCGTGTTGTATCGAAGTTGGGTCTCGACCCAATAATCTTGCACGAAAAGCCTAACGGCGGACGCACAATCATTGAGAAATTCGAGAAGAACGCAGACGCTCAGTTTGCCATTGCACTTCTCTCGCCAGACGACAATGCGTTTGTCGCGACAGGCACTGCAAAAAATGCTCGGCCTCGGGCGCGACAGAATGTCATACTAGAACTCGGCTATTTCGTTGGGCGATTGGGGCGTGATCGCGTGCTTGCATTGAAGAGGGAGGGTGACCTCGAGGTTCCCTCTGATTTCGCCGGTGTTGTTTACACTCCATTTGATACTGCGGGGAAATGGCAATTCGAGATGGTTCGTGAACTGAAAGCGGCGGGGTATGATGTTGATGCCAACCTGGTGCTTTAA
- a CDS encoding ankyrin repeat domain-containing protein, with protein MSLGISPNAVWNTYTPLTTACELLDAKVIRWLLKQGADVRKKGYDQATGLIAIAKLGLEWDDATLREEGVRIARFLLKFGCPVNARDVVGRTALDYAFESNWLALTKLLVRSGAKLRYCEDGGAMAGFYMVRMSGTSDACAQYLKAGGKPTHIVTEDLTVLDWAQKCGRHDLVQMLT; from the coding sequence ATGTCGCTGGGCATTTCGCCGAACGCAGTTTGGAACACCTACACTCCCCTTACAACCGCGTGCGAACTGCTTGACGCCAAAGTGATACGCTGGCTTTTGAAACAAGGTGCGGACGTCAGGAAGAAGGGATATGACCAAGCCACCGGGTTGATCGCAATTGCCAAGCTAGGTCTGGAATGGGATGATGCAACTCTGCGTGAAGAAGGTGTCCGAATCGCTCGGTTTCTGTTAAAATTCGGATGCCCAGTCAATGCGCGCGATGTGGTTGGTCGTACCGCCTTGGACTACGCGTTTGAATCGAACTGGCTTGCTCTGACAAAGCTCTTGGTTCGCTCGGGCGCCAAGCTACGATATTGTGAAGATGGAGGTGCAATGGCAGGCTTCTATATGGTGCGAATGTCAGGCACATCTGATGCATGTGCCCAGTATCTCAAAGCTGGGGGCAAACCTACTCACATCGTGACGGAAGACTTGACGGTACTCGATTGGGCTCAAAAGTGTGGTCGCCACGATCTCGTCCAAATGCTCACATGA
- a CDS encoding Imm8 family immunity protein, with protein MRAEIHHLESNDHVDWNAFLQYQSPDPYDDFGWFHLTVGATDVLGGNDFQVCVATPRAVGRIKHDKFVPGILVDQYDAATVEKAIRDRVESVCGHSWEELVGQLRVFMQWEYEGMAGS; from the coding sequence ATGCGGGCTGAAATTCACCACTTAGAATCTAACGACCATGTCGACTGGAATGCCTTCCTACAATACCAGTCACCTGACCCATACGATGACTTCGGATGGTTCCATTTGACGGTTGGTGCCACCGACGTTCTCGGCGGCAATGATTTTCAGGTTTGCGTCGCTACTCCACGTGCTGTTGGACGAATCAAACACGATAAATTTGTGCCTGGTATACTGGTAGACCAATATGATGCCGCAACGGTCGAGAAAGCGATTCGTGATCGTGTAGAATCGGTCTGCGGCCACAGCTGGGAAGAGCTTGTGGGTCAACTGCGTGTTTTCATGCAATGGGAATACGAAGGGATGGCTGGGTCGTAA
- a CDS encoding PEP-CTERM sorting domain-containing protein, giving the protein MMPKTLCSNLSHLSYQLRSFISIAAVLILMAATAKGDLIFSGDFQNGTGNLVITNSITFTLTGDSDSNGFFEIVFDQIVTPDSARDIAFSDTNFAFSRNGNPVTSTDSRFYDNQTSTINDITVGDGFLLSKLDSGLVTGESLTLLAGNYTFGAATGFNPQYNGLTFTGDAFIVRDRDGRRISSIENVSAVPEPGSFTLVGLAIVGFVARRRRVSSEVRTFRHS; this is encoded by the coding sequence ATGATGCCGAAAACTCTGTGTTCGAACCTATCCCACCTTAGCTATCAACTCAGATCTTTCATTTCGATTGCAGCCGTCTTGATTTTGATGGCAGCGACTGCAAAGGGGGATTTGATCTTCAGCGGTGACTTCCAAAACGGTACCGGCAATTTGGTAATCACTAATTCCATCACGTTCACGCTTACCGGTGATAGCGATTCAAACGGTTTCTTTGAAATCGTGTTCGATCAAATTGTTACTCCCGACAGCGCCCGCGACATCGCATTTTCTGACACCAATTTTGCATTCAGTCGGAACGGCAACCCCGTAACTTCGACTGATTCTAGATTCTACGACAATCAGACCTCCACCATCAACGATATCACTGTGGGTGATGGATTCCTTCTAAGCAAACTCGATTCTGGGCTCGTCACTGGTGAAAGTTTGACACTCTTAGCGGGGAACTACACGTTTGGTGCGGCTACTGGTTTCAATCCTCAATATAATGGTCTTACATTTACGGGGGACGCATTCATCGTTCGCGATCGCGATGGTCGCCGTATCTCAAGCATCGAAAATGTTAGTGCAGTCCCCGAACCGGGATCGTTCACGTTGGTTGGATTAGCGATCGTGGGATTTGTTGCTCGTCGGCGCAGGGTGTCATCAGAGGTCAGGACCTTCCGACATTCCTGA
- a CDS encoding alpha/beta fold hydrolase has translation MATVPRLKPLNKHSLLLVHGFGVASCVFRPLLRRLNDVSTSAELFRYPSVGLELAAIVARLSRHLRDTPPDSIIAHSLGCIASWIAVRDADWRGPIVLLAPPLKTLPLTRLIPSLARMPFAPLLDHRDLFTDPEFRLPTLPGCTIQTIAGRNDLLVPLSCTRHTDVTTAWVTMHTHNSMLFSPSVARRCLSWTAGNEECGEPSDAPESASRAF, from the coding sequence ATGGCCACCGTTCCCCGACTGAAGCCATTGAACAAACACTCGCTCTTACTCGTGCACGGCTTTGGCGTCGCATCGTGTGTTTTTCGACCGTTGCTTCGTCGCCTTAACGATGTTTCCACATCCGCTGAGCTGTTTCGCTATCCAAGCGTGGGACTTGAACTCGCGGCGATTGTCGCACGACTATCCAGGCATCTCCGAGATACGCCACCCGATTCGATCATTGCACATAGTCTTGGATGTATTGCGTCGTGGATCGCGGTTCGTGATGCTGACTGGCGGGGACCAATCGTTTTGTTGGCTCCTCCACTGAAGACGCTGCCATTGACACGCCTGATTCCCTCCCTTGCACGGATGCCGTTCGCACCACTGTTGGATCACCGCGATCTATTCACTGATCCCGAATTTCGACTGCCGACTCTCCCTGGCTGCACGATTCAAACTATTGCCGGACGCAATGATCTGCTCGTGCCACTATCTTGCACACGCCACACCGATGTAACCACCGCGTGGGTTACAATGCATACTCACAATTCGATGCTCTTCTCGCCTTCGGTTGCCAGACGCTGCCTCTCTTGGACTGCCGGCAACGAAGAATGCGGGGAACCATCGGATGCACCCGAGTCGGCGAGTCGGGCGTTTTGA
- a CDS encoding tetratricopeptide repeat protein, translating to MEPFDLIDELRDKDRHMRLDVDILREMSERHPDCPELWDVLGDIQQICVDHEYGIDESVACYQQAIECDPQYAPAHVSLGYAYDTYFDDFAKAAEHFRLAIAFGAGDTARIGLARVLAQLGDAAAATAELDFCTDQNHTAITELRREISEGLWFDPPLEEA from the coding sequence ATGGAACCTTTTGACTTGATCGACGAACTGCGTGACAAGGATCGCCATATGCGGTTGGACGTGGACATTCTGCGTGAGATGTCTGAACGTCATCCTGACTGCCCCGAACTATGGGACGTTCTCGGTGACATTCAGCAGATCTGCGTCGACCACGAATATGGGATCGACGAATCTGTCGCTTGTTACCAGCAGGCGATTGAATGCGACCCTCAATACGCCCCCGCTCACGTCTCGCTCGGGTATGCGTACGACACATACTTCGACGACTTCGCAAAGGCCGCTGAGCACTTTCGCCTTGCGATCGCATTCGGCGCGGGCGACACTGCCCGTATTGGACTTGCGCGTGTCCTCGCCCAACTTGGCGATGCCGCCGCCGCCACCGCTGAACTTGATTTTTGCACCGATCAAAATCATACTGCGATCACTGAACTGCGTCGCGAAATTAGCGAAGGGCTGTGGTTTGACCCGCCGCTCGAAGAGGCGTAA